A stretch of Brassica napus cultivar Da-Ae chromosome C6, Da-Ae, whole genome shotgun sequence DNA encodes these proteins:
- the LOC106428229 gene encoding F-box/LRR-repeat protein At3g59210 isoform X2 produces the protein MDDLPDNLLCQILSNLSTKEAAVTSLLSKRWRYLFALVPNLDFESFSSQHTDHTSFIDFVDRVLKLRGKDHVNKFSLKCGDGFEDEDVYPWISNVLRHGVSDLSLHVSSSLVYWLPSKVFVSKTLVRLKIGPEDGPKVKLRNVYLPRLRTLILDSVVFVEGEIGSAKLLSGCPVLEELSLCNLEWGYWGSCYVASKILKRLTLCCAHCDDNPKSVSFDTPNVVYFKYSDNIAKKYPKLNFDSLVEASIDIRMTNDQKANVRYVSNDDEEEREMVGNATVLVMGICNVKTLYLSYDTLETLNFCCEAMPVLSNLTHLTIESNQEVGWESLPQLLKNCPNLETLVFQGLTHKATSSPSLTHCPVKFLKILKFGEACDDDDVDMVMEIVMINHFLQKMLNLERLIVYYNTSIEDDLVEVSSQLQMLPAAASSKCKIQVISDSLGLSVTLPISL, from the exons ATGGATGATTTACCAGACAATCTTCTTTGCCAAATCTTATCCAACTTGTCTACAAAAGAAGCTGCTGTGACATCACTTCTCTCAAAAAGATGGCGGTATCTGTTTGCTCTTGTACCAAATCTTGATTTCGAGAGCTTTTCCTCTCAGCATACGGATCATAcgagttttatagattttgtggATAGAGTGTTGAAGCTACGAGGGAAAGATCATGTTAACAAGTTCTCTCTAAAATGTGGAGATGGTTTTGAGGACGAAGACGTGTACCCTTGGATATCAAACGTGCTGAGACATGGTGTATCAGATCTTTCTCTACACGTCTCTTCCTCATTGGTTTATTGGTTGCCTTCGAAGGTTTTTGTGAGTAAGACACTGGTTAGGCTGAAGATAGGACCTGAAGATGGTCCCAAAGTTAAACTGAGAAATGTTTATCTTCCAAGGCTCAGGACTCTGATTCTAGACTCAGTTGTGTTTGTAGAGGGTGAGATTGGTTCTGCAAAGCTTCTGTCTGGTTGTCCTGTGCTTGAGGAATTAAGTTTGTGTAATCTTGAGTGGGGTTATTGGGGTTCTTGCTATGTGGCTTCAAAAATCCTGAAGAGACTAACTCTCTGCTGTGCACACTGTGATGACAATCCAAAGAGTGTATCATTTGATACTCCAAACGTTGTCTACTTCAAATATTCTGATAATATTGCAAAGAAGTATCCAAAATTGAATTTTGATTCGCTGGTTGAAGCTAGTATCGATATtcggatgacaaatgatcagaAAGCAAATGTCAGATATGTATCTAATGATGATGAGGAGGAAAGAGAGATGGTTGGCAACGCAACAGTGCTTGTTATGGGAATATGCAATGTGAAGACCCTTTACTTATCTTATGACACTCTTGAG acACTTAACTTTTGCTGTGAAGCAATGCCAGTGTTAAGCAACTTGACTCATCTAACTATTGAGAGTAACCAAGAAGTGGGATGGGAATCATTGCCACAACTTCTCAAGAACTGTCCAAATCTTGAAACTCTCGTCTTCCAA GGACTCACTCACAAAGCTACAAGTAGTCCTTCCCTAACACATTGTCCGGTGAAGTTTCTTAAGATATTGAAATTTGGAGAAGCCTGCGATGATGACGATGTGGACATGGTGATGGAGATAGTAATGATCAACCATTTCCTACAGAAGATGTTGAATCTCGAACGGCTCATAGTATACTACAATACATCAATCGAAGATGATCTGGTTGAAGTATCAAGCCAACTTCAGATGCTTCCTGCAGCAGCTTCATCCAAGTGCAAGATCCAAGTAATCTCTGATAGCCTCGGCTTATCAGTTACTCTGCCTATTTCCTTATAG
- the LOC106428229 gene encoding F-box/LRR-repeat protein At3g59210 isoform X3 produces the protein MSIGNMDDLPDNLLCQILSNLSTKEAAVTSLLSKRWRYLFALVPNLDFESFSSQHTDHTSFIDFVDRVLKLRGKDHVNKFSLKCGDGFEDEDVYPWISNVLRHGVSDLSLHVSSSLVYWLPSKVFVSKTLVRLKIGPEDGPKVKLRNVYLPRLRTLILDSVVFVEGEIGSAKLLSGCPVLEELSLCNLEWGYWGSCYVASKILKRLTLCCAHCDDNPKSVSFDTPNVVYFKYSDNIAKKYPKLNFDSLVEASIDIRMTNDQKANVRYVSNDDEEEREMVGNATVLVMGICNVKTLYLSYDTLETLNFCCEAMPVLSNLTHLTIESNQEVGWESLPQLLKNCPNLETLVFQGLTHKATSSPSLTHCPVKFLKILKFGEACDDDDVDMVMEIVMINHFLQKMLNLERLIVYYNTSIEDDLVEVSSQLQMLPAAASSKCKIQMLSFNGEEA, from the exons ATGTCTATAGGAAACATGGATGATTTACCAGACAATCTTCTTTGCCAAATCTTATCCAACTTGTCTACAAAAGAAGCTGCTGTGACATCACTTCTCTCAAAAAGATGGCGGTATCTGTTTGCTCTTGTACCAAATCTTGATTTCGAGAGCTTTTCCTCTCAGCATACGGATCATAcgagttttatagattttgtggATAGAGTGTTGAAGCTACGAGGGAAAGATCATGTTAACAAGTTCTCTCTAAAATGTGGAGATGGTTTTGAGGACGAAGACGTGTACCCTTGGATATCAAACGTGCTGAGACATGGTGTATCAGATCTTTCTCTACACGTCTCTTCCTCATTGGTTTATTGGTTGCCTTCGAAGGTTTTTGTGAGTAAGACACTGGTTAGGCTGAAGATAGGACCTGAAGATGGTCCCAAAGTTAAACTGAGAAATGTTTATCTTCCAAGGCTCAGGACTCTGATTCTAGACTCAGTTGTGTTTGTAGAGGGTGAGATTGGTTCTGCAAAGCTTCTGTCTGGTTGTCCTGTGCTTGAGGAATTAAGTTTGTGTAATCTTGAGTGGGGTTATTGGGGTTCTTGCTATGTGGCTTCAAAAATCCTGAAGAGACTAACTCTCTGCTGTGCACACTGTGATGACAATCCAAAGAGTGTATCATTTGATACTCCAAACGTTGTCTACTTCAAATATTCTGATAATATTGCAAAGAAGTATCCAAAATTGAATTTTGATTCGCTGGTTGAAGCTAGTATCGATATtcggatgacaaatgatcagaAAGCAAATGTCAGATATGTATCTAATGATGATGAGGAGGAAAGAGAGATGGTTGGCAACGCAACAGTGCTTGTTATGGGAATATGCAATGTGAAGACCCTTTACTTATCTTATGACACTCTTGAG acACTTAACTTTTGCTGTGAAGCAATGCCAGTGTTAAGCAACTTGACTCATCTAACTATTGAGAGTAACCAAGAAGTGGGATGGGAATCATTGCCACAACTTCTCAAGAACTGTCCAAATCTTGAAACTCTCGTCTTCCAA GGACTCACTCACAAAGCTACAAGTAGTCCTTCCCTAACACATTGTCCGGTGAAGTTTCTTAAGATATTGAAATTTGGAGAAGCCTGCGATGATGACGATGTGGACATGGTGATGGAGATAGTAATGATCAACCATTTCCTACAGAAGATGTTGAATCTCGAACGGCTCATAGTATACTACAATACATCAATCGAAGATGATCTGGTTGAAGTATCAAGCCAACTTCAGATGCTTCCTGCAGCAGCTTCATCCAAGTGCAAGATCCAA aTGCTGTCTTTCAATGGAGAAGAAGCTTGA
- the LOC106428223 gene encoding F-box/LRR-repeat protein At3g59190-like, with translation MNSKKMDTGSKDLISSLPDAIICHILSFLSTKDAALTSVLSKRWRHLLAFVTNLDLDNTIYDRPKMGRKRRRHLRKSFKLFVERVMALQGNAPLNKFSLRCKIACVTSRVNRWVLKALERGVVDLDLYISSEHEYPLPPQVLMSKTLVKLKLAGTDEFIIDVREVSLPKLKTLHMNDVSFADESGAAFGKLVSGCHVLEELVMVKMTWDFCGACSVSNPTLKRLIIYCEYDEENPESVSLDTPSLVYLELTDTVAAKYPKMNLDSLVEASVGIRMTPGQVFRGRDLVNRHYGYKLRKDVSATDFLMGISHVKILYLSSQALEVLTFCCKEIPVFNNLIHLTIETDQDVDWESLPNLLKNCPNLETLVFQGLHYGDTNQCFDEGYRFKDTNECFVKGADRCVCKPWLGTPSWLSSSPVKKLKVLKFGEITTYKDDMDKQSDLINHFVETMPNLEEVVLYYDTPFDSDLEVVSNGFQQLEKVASTRCKIQVVSDNISFSTTVHSTSATSGLVFFKNTFPV, from the exons ATGAACTCGAAAAAGATGGATACTGGCTCCAAAGACTTGATCAGCAGCCTACCAGACGCAATCATCTGCCACATCTTATCCTTCCTCTCCACAAAAGATGCAGCTTTGACCTCAGTCCTCTCGAAAAGGTGGAGACATCTTCTCGCTTTCGTAACAAATCTCGATCTTGACAACACCATCTACGACCGTCCTAAAATGGGTAGAAAGAGAAGGCGCCATTTGCGTAAAAGCTTCAAGCTTTTTGTGGAAAGAGTCATGGCCTTGCAAGGGAACGCTCCGTTGAACAAATTCTCTCTAAGGTGTAAAATTGCTTGTGTTACATCTCGCGTCAACCGTTGGGTACTCAAAGCATTGGAGCGTGGTGTAGTTGATCTTGATCTGTACATCTCTTCGGAACACGAGTATCCTTTGCCTCCACAGGTTTTGATGAGCAAGACGTTGGTTAAGCTTAAACTAGCTGGTACAGATGAGTTCATCATTGATGTCAGAGAAGTTTCACTTCCAAAGCTCAAGACTTTGCATATGAATGACGTTTCTTTCGCTGACGAGAGTGGTGCTGCGTTTGGGAAGCTAGTTTCTGGTTGTCACGTTCTTGAGGAGTTGGTTATGGTTAAAATGACGTGGGACTTTTGTGGCGCTTGCTCTGTCTCAAACCCAACTCTCAAGAGACTGATAATCTATTGTGAGTACGATGAGGAGAATCCAGAGAGTGTGTCTTTGGACACTCCAAGTCTGGTCTACTTAGAATTAACTGATACTGTTGCGGCCAAGTATCCAAAAATGAATCTTGATTCGCTTGTTGAAGCTAGTGTAGGCATTAGAATGACACCTGGTCAGGTCTTTCGCGGAAGAGATCTAGTAAACCGACATTACGGCTATAAGCTAAGGAAAGACGTAAGTGCAACAGATTTTCTCATGGGAATAAGTCATGTTAAGATCCTTTACCTATCGTCCCAGGCTCTTGAG GTCCTTACTTTCTGCTGTAAAGAAATACCAGTCTTCAACAACCTGATTCATTTAACCATTGAGACTGACCAAGACGTGGATTGGGAATCATTGCCGAACCTACTCAAGAACTGTCCAAATCTAGAAACCCTTGTTTTCCAA GGACTCCATTACGGAGACACAAACCAATGTTTTGATGAGGGATACCGTTTCAAAGATACAAATGAATGTTTTGTCAAGGGTGCGGACAGGTGTGTATGCAAACCTTGGTTAGGCACTCCGAGTTGGCTATCATCAAGTCCTGTGAAGAAGCTGAAGGTGTTGAAGTTTGGAGAGATCACTACTTATAAGGATGACATGGATAAGCAGTCGGATCTGATCAACCACTTCGTGGAAACAATGCCGAATCTTGAAGAAGTGGTGTTATACTATGATACTCCGTTTGACAGTGATCTGGAAGTAGTATCAAACGGATTTCAACAGCTTGAGAAGGTAGCCTCAACCAGATGCAAGATCCAAGTAGTCTCTGATAACATTAGCTTCTCAACTACCGTGCACTCTACTTCAGCAACAAGTGGGCTCGTCTTCTTTAAGAATACCTTCCCGGTTTGA
- the LOC106428232 gene encoding F-box/LRR-repeat protein At3g59250-like, whose amino-acid sequence MISSKKMDRISNLPEALISHILSFLPTEESALTSVLSKKWRYLFADRPNLDFDGSGIRSHPDTCEWEMADTLRVFTRFVDRVLVLQGNSTLDDFSLKCGHGVDPVCVTNWILNVLERGVSDLDLHFNLVGVCLPSEVFMSKSLVRLRIESQNVIPMDVEDVFLPKLETLYLNKVMLGNCGDCFEKVTSGCHVLEELVLINVYSDFWNRSVSSKTLKRLILSCIDYDKNPDSVSFDTPNVVFLEYYDYVAGKYPKVKFNSLVEASIDLAMTSEQHGLSSYEHLVGDVTDFLVGIRNVQTLNISANTLEVLTFCCDHIPVFHNMIGLTIQTRKSGWESLPALFKKCPNLETLVFDGLSHTFTVKCMDVDGCLCKFSGEVPTCLSSSPVKVLKILRFGDSGVEKETDLIKHFLETMPQLEQLMIYYDTLFDDSVIELSSELKSFPTKASPSCEIQVIFGDPSS is encoded by the exons ATGATCAGTTCCAAGAAGATGGATAGAATCAGCAATCTACCAGAAGCTCTGATTAGCCACATATTGTCATTCCTCCCCACAGAAGAGTCTGCTTTGACTTCAGTTCTCTCTAAAAAGTGGCGGTATCTGTTTGCTGACAGACCAAACCTTGACTTCGATGGCTCGGGCATACGTTCTCATCCTGATACGTGCGAATGGGAAATGGCTGACACTCTGAGAGTCTTTACTCGTTTTGTGGATAGAGTGTTGGTGTTGCAAGGGAACTCCACTTTAGACGATTTCTCTTTAAAGTGTGGACATGGTGTTGATCCAGTCTGTGTCACAAACTGGATACTAAATGTGTTGGAACGTGGTGTATCGGATCTTGATTTACACTTCAACCTGGTTGGAGTTTGTCTCCCTTCAGAGGTCTTTATGAGCAAGTCACTGGTGAGGCTGAGGATAGAATCCCAAAACGTTATACCCATGGATGTGGAAGATGTGTTTCTTCCAAAGCTTGAGACTCTTTACCTCAACAAAGTCATGTTAGGTAATTGTGGAGATTGCTTTGAAAAGGTTACTTCTGGTTGTCACGTCCTTGAAGAGTTAGTTCTGATTAATGTCTACTCTGATTTTTGGAACCGTTCTGTGTCTTCCAAAACCCTCAAGAGACTGAtcctatcttgtatagactatGATAAAAATCCTGATAGCGTTTCATTTGATACGCCCAATGTTGTCTTCTTGGAGTACTATGATTACGTAGCGGGCAAGTATCCAAAGGTCAAGTTTAATTCACTTGTTGAAGCTAGTATCGACCTTGCAATGACAAGTGAGCAGCATGGACTTTCAAGCTATGAACATTTGGTGGGCGATGTAACAGATTTTCTCGTGGGAATACGCAATGTTCAGACCCTTAACATATCTGCCAACACTCTTGAG gttcTTACTTTCTGCTGTGATCATATACCTGTATTCCACAACATGATTGGTTTAACTATTCAGACACGCAAATCAGGATGGGAATCATTGCCTGCTTTATTCAAGAAATGTCCAAATCTTGAAACCTTGGTGTTTGAT GGACTCAGCCACACATTTACAGTCAAGTGTATGGATGTTGATGGGTGCCTATGCAAGTTTTCAGGGGAGGTTCCTACTTGCTTATCATCAAGTCCAGTGAAGGTTTTGAAGATTCTGAGATTTGGTGATTCTGGTGTAGAAAAAGAGACAGATCTTATCAAGCACTTCCTAGAGACAATGCCGCAGCTTGAACAGCTGATGATATACTACGATACATTGTTTGATGATAGTGTGATTGAACTGTCAAGTGAACTTAAGAGCTTTCCTACAAAAGCTTCACCAAGTTGTGAGATCCAAGTAATCTTTGGTGACCCCAGCAGCTAA
- the LOC106428228 gene encoding F-box/LRR-repeat protein At3g59200, translated as MDFVSRDMFSGLPDPLISHILSFLPTKEAASTSVLSKRWRFLFASVTNLDFKSNGNSPSFMEFVDMLLDLQGTAPLKRFSLHLTDYPDPVHVTVWILHALGRGVSDLTLRLSEYPLPHEILVSKTLVRLKLEEGHDVTFSADVEDVFLPKLKILDIDSVVFEEEGVGFARLLSGCPVLEELVLTNMGWENWEFCSVSVTTLKRLTIFLDDFDENPMSVSFDTPNLEYLEYSDNIAREYPKVNFSSLVEAHIGLRLSEDQSADADFSEEDGYFSGEYEEEKEMVGNATNFLLGLCNVQILYLSAKTLEVCTFCCEATPVFNNLIQLTIESNDESGWDSLPALLPNCSNLETLIFKGLVHKSTDVCGNMCLCKPLKNPSCLSSSAVKVLKIILSVDIDDEGMEMEQIMHFLEKMPRLEQLVVYFNISYDPSVFDLSKKLQSIPRIASPKCNFQVISPNLSLSSTLPSTLSKKWSAPPNEEYSWFLKALT; from the exons ATGGATTTTGTCTCAAGAGATATGTTCAGCGGTCTGCCAGATCCTCTCATCTCCCACATCTTGTCTTTCCTTCCGACAAAAGAAGCAGCTTCCACATCAGTTCTCTCTAAAAGGTGGCGCTTTTTGTTTGCCTCTGTGACAAATCTTGATTTTAAAAGCAACGGCAACAGTCCAAGTTTCATGGAGTTTGTTGATATGTTATTGGATCTCCAAGGGACTGCTCCTTTAAAAAGATTCTCTCTCCACTTAACTGATTATCCCGATCCAGTTCATGTCACTGTTTGGATATTACATGCGTTGGGACGCGGTGTTTCGGATCTTACTCTACGCCTCTCGGAGTATCCCTTGCCTCATGAGATCTTAGTTAGCAAGACACTGGTTAGGTTGAAACTAGAAGAAGGACATGATGTCACTTTCAGCGCTGATGTTGAAGATGTGTTTCTTCCAAAGCTCAAGATTCTTGATATTGATTCCGTTGTGTTTGAAGAAGAAGGTGTTGGGTTTGCGAGGCTTCTCTCTGGCTGTCCCGTGCTTGAGGAGTTGGTTCTCACGAATATGGGGTGGGAAAACTGGGAGTTTTGCTCTGTTTCTGTCACAACCCTCAAGAGGCTAACGATCTTCTTGGATGACTTTGATGAGAATCCAATGAGCGTTTCGTTTGATACTCCAAACCTTGAGTACTTGGAATATTCTGACAATATTGCGAGAGAGTATCCTAAGGTTAATTTCAGTTCGCTTGTTGAAGCTCATATCGGCCTTCGACTCTCTGAAGATCAAAGTGCAGATGCAGACTTCTCTGAAGAAGATGGCTATTTCTCTGGAGAGTATgaagaggagaaggagatgGTTGGTAATGCAACAAATTTTCTTTTGGGATTATGCAATGTTCAGATCTTATATCTATCTGCCAAAACACTTGAG gTATGTACTTTCTGCTGTGAAGCTACACCGGTATTTAACAACCTGATTCAGTTAACGATTGAGAGTAATGATGAAAGTGGATGGGATTCATTGCCAGCTCTTCTACCGAATTGTTCTAATCTAGAAACCCTTATTTTCAAG GGTCTTGTCCACAAAAGTACCGATGTATGTGGCAACATGTGCCTTTGTAAACCTCTGAAGAATCCTTCTTGCCTTTCATCTTCTGCTGTGAAGGTGCTAAAGATCATTCTATCTGTAGACATCGATGATGAGGGGATGGAAATGGAGCAGATAATGCATTTTTTGGAGAAAATGCCACGGCTTGAACAGTTGGTAGTTTACTTCAACATATCATATGACCCTTCCGTGTTTGATCTATCCAAGAAGCTTCAGAGTATTCCTAGAATAGCTTCACCAAAGTGCAATTTCCAAGTAATCTCACCGAATCTTAGCTTGTCCTCTACTTTGCCTTCTACCCTATCAAAGAAATGGTCTGCTCCTCCAAATGAAGAATACTCCTGGTTTCTCAAGGCTTTGACGTAA
- the LOC106428229 gene encoding F-box/LRR-repeat protein At3g59210 isoform X1 has translation MSIGNMDDLPDNLLCQILSNLSTKEAAVTSLLSKRWRYLFALVPNLDFESFSSQHTDHTSFIDFVDRVLKLRGKDHVNKFSLKCGDGFEDEDVYPWISNVLRHGVSDLSLHVSSSLVYWLPSKVFVSKTLVRLKIGPEDGPKVKLRNVYLPRLRTLILDSVVFVEGEIGSAKLLSGCPVLEELSLCNLEWGYWGSCYVASKILKRLTLCCAHCDDNPKSVSFDTPNVVYFKYSDNIAKKYPKLNFDSLVEASIDIRMTNDQKANVRYVSNDDEEEREMVGNATVLVMGICNVKTLYLSYDTLETLNFCCEAMPVLSNLTHLTIESNQEVGWESLPQLLKNCPNLETLVFQGLTHKATSSPSLTHCPVKFLKILKFGEACDDDDVDMVMEIVMINHFLQKMLNLERLIVYYNTSIEDDLVEVSSQLQMLPAAASSKCKIQVISDSLGLSVTLPISL, from the exons ATGTCTATAGGAAACATGGATGATTTACCAGACAATCTTCTTTGCCAAATCTTATCCAACTTGTCTACAAAAGAAGCTGCTGTGACATCACTTCTCTCAAAAAGATGGCGGTATCTGTTTGCTCTTGTACCAAATCTTGATTTCGAGAGCTTTTCCTCTCAGCATACGGATCATAcgagttttatagattttgtggATAGAGTGTTGAAGCTACGAGGGAAAGATCATGTTAACAAGTTCTCTCTAAAATGTGGAGATGGTTTTGAGGACGAAGACGTGTACCCTTGGATATCAAACGTGCTGAGACATGGTGTATCAGATCTTTCTCTACACGTCTCTTCCTCATTGGTTTATTGGTTGCCTTCGAAGGTTTTTGTGAGTAAGACACTGGTTAGGCTGAAGATAGGACCTGAAGATGGTCCCAAAGTTAAACTGAGAAATGTTTATCTTCCAAGGCTCAGGACTCTGATTCTAGACTCAGTTGTGTTTGTAGAGGGTGAGATTGGTTCTGCAAAGCTTCTGTCTGGTTGTCCTGTGCTTGAGGAATTAAGTTTGTGTAATCTTGAGTGGGGTTATTGGGGTTCTTGCTATGTGGCTTCAAAAATCCTGAAGAGACTAACTCTCTGCTGTGCACACTGTGATGACAATCCAAAGAGTGTATCATTTGATACTCCAAACGTTGTCTACTTCAAATATTCTGATAATATTGCAAAGAAGTATCCAAAATTGAATTTTGATTCGCTGGTTGAAGCTAGTATCGATATtcggatgacaaatgatcagaAAGCAAATGTCAGATATGTATCTAATGATGATGAGGAGGAAAGAGAGATGGTTGGCAACGCAACAGTGCTTGTTATGGGAATATGCAATGTGAAGACCCTTTACTTATCTTATGACACTCTTGAG acACTTAACTTTTGCTGTGAAGCAATGCCAGTGTTAAGCAACTTGACTCATCTAACTATTGAGAGTAACCAAGAAGTGGGATGGGAATCATTGCCACAACTTCTCAAGAACTGTCCAAATCTTGAAACTCTCGTCTTCCAA GGACTCACTCACAAAGCTACAAGTAGTCCTTCCCTAACACATTGTCCGGTGAAGTTTCTTAAGATATTGAAATTTGGAGAAGCCTGCGATGATGACGATGTGGACATGGTGATGGAGATAGTAATGATCAACCATTTCCTACAGAAGATGTTGAATCTCGAACGGCTCATAGTATACTACAATACATCAATCGAAGATGATCTGGTTGAAGTATCAAGCCAACTTCAGATGCTTCCTGCAGCAGCTTCATCCAAGTGCAAGATCCAAGTAATCTCTGATAGCCTCGGCTTATCAGTTACTCTGCCTATTTCCTTATAG